The Kryptolebias marmoratus isolate JLee-2015 linkage group LG7, ASM164957v2, whole genome shotgun sequence region ATCACACGAAATACAttgtatctgtgaaaaatgtaatgttCATTAGTTGTTGTGAAGTGTTTATAATGTTGTGTTcaattaataaaagttaaaaaaaagtcttagtTACTCACAATTTAAGTGTTATCTGATCAAAATTAATATTCTAAGTTAACATGAAATCACTTGAGCATCAGTTAAACATCACCTTAAAGTGGACAtattaaaatgttccatttttttctgtgctaaATAGTATACATTTGGGTTTCTTGAGTTACTGCTACACTGAATAGCTTACAGTTCTGTCTCATGTTTTCAGTACTTCTTACAGTGAGATGGTTAAGGTAGCATCTGACTGGGCTGTAATTGTTGGAGACCAGTTGGCAActcaatatttacaaaaataatacacaacttctcagttgttttgtttttgtgacaaagtGAGCAATGAGCCAGTTTTAGAAAAtcgttttttttgtgtgtgcacaacCGGCAACATTGTATTCGTGGCTATTAACCATTTACTTCACTGCACACTTCCATTCACATTATACCAACCTTGGCCCATTTTCTACCCACTTTGGCAGCTGCTCctcttttatggttttaatcTCATTGTCATACACttaagaaatgaaaatagacacatttggaccagtttttaatcaataaaattgATTATCTGGGTGGTTTTTAGGCTTTTCAGAGAAGCTCTTCCATacagatgtcaaaatacagctctctCTGGGACATTCGTGAACACTTTGTGACTATATTGAGAGAAATTTTttgaatatattaaaaattcaAGCATCTCTGCAATTCaagtgaggaaattgagaacccctgtGAACATCAAGAAACATTCAGAAGACTCCCTTACAAACTAGtcgccaacagtcacagcccataCTACCTTTAGATATAGGGAAAGTGTGTCACTTGCCCACTGAAGTATTCCAGAAAGGAGGTTCAACAAACTCTTTAAGTCTTGGATTTCAGAATGGCTGATTATGATCTGTTCAGTCTGTACTGAGTACTGTCACCCATGCATGAGCACAATAAAAAATCATCATCAGTTAAGTACCAATACCTCAATtaaccatggcaaccacagaaaaaaagagccatTTCTCAATATTTTTCAACATTTCCTAGTACGCTAAGTACATACTTAGTAAGTACACGAGGTCAGAAGCAGatttgatgatgtcacagctcagCTAAGCTCTTTAGTCCATCCCAGAGATATAATTTGTGTAGACAGTTTTTATCAATGattgtattatgtttttttgacattatataatggaaaaaaatatacaagttAAATAAGCCACATTTCTCTAAAAAGGCTTATGAGTCAAATTATGatttagacaaaaaatatttctacTGTAGAAAGATGTGTCTGTAAATTGAGATTCTCAGAACAATAAACtggttttatacttttttggATTGTAAAATTAACGAGGTGGACCAAGAAATCATATTACTTGAACTCCAAAGATAGTGCTTAGATCCCTTTAATCAGCATTATCTACCGTCCAAATCAACAGCAACTTTACCTGTTGTTGGTTCAGCTATCCCTGAGAGATCTAACTCCACTTCCACCTACTATTACCGTGTAGGCAGTCAACAAGCTCCAAATTACCATGAAACCTGTAAGCTtaccagatgagtaggatttaattaaaaacgGCTTTAGTGGAGTGAGTAAGGAAGGTTACGAATCACTTCATCAAGGCCACTTGGAGGTGCCAGGGGGATGCAGGCAGCTTTTAAGAGCCGGACATCTCCAGGGAGCTCGGCGCtgcctctctctcctctctgaggctttaAGATGACTAACCTGAGAGGGAGGCTACCTAAAACCCCACATTCGTtcagcttgtgtgttttttctgtaacaAGAGAACCAGTAgagtaaaatcaaaataaaacttactaaggatacaaaaacaaacccatgaGTCTCAATAGATGGTTAACTGCTCGCAGtcaaacttcattaaaaataaaaaaagtcaatttaacATTACAATTTACGTATAATTCTGTCAAACAAACTGTGACTAGTGCTACAACGGACTAATAATCTGCAGCACAAAAGCCTTAAAAAGCTCTGTCTACATTTGCTCTCATGATTTATATAACCTACGGTCATGATAagcaagagaaaaaataaaaacacacaaatggatACAGTGTCACAGTAGGTGGGGAGTTGGTCGGACCCACATGCAGACCACCAATGCAAGGTGGAactcaaaagtaaaactaaaacaaaacttacaaacagGATTACTAGAACACGATGGGCAAGACACAAGAGAAACCAGACAGTACATTAGTGAAACACAGAGTGAAACGCTGAATGAAGCAGCAGGGAAGTgaaggagatgaccaggttttaaaagctgaggaggattagaaagtggacacaggtgactgattctGAACCAGGGACAGGTATAGGTGGTTGAGGCAGGCTAGAcaggtactgagcagaggaaaggtgaatgatTGCAGGGAACACAAAGGACACAGGGAAAAagacacaggaaccaaataacagaaccaataaactcaatacaaaaccccaaagacccccaaatcctgacatacAGCCCCCCCCAGTCAGACTTATCTCTCTGCAGGGCCTGTCTTTATCTTCAAGCTCAAGTCCTCATTGGGTGGTTCTGATGCATCACAGGATTGATAATCTCCTCCTGTGTAGGAAAGAAAGGTTGATAAAATGTCATTGGAAGGAACCACTTTGAAacttttgagactgaagttgtttcaggtggcagcaatccatttAACCCCGCTCAGAATAGTTGTTAGCTTATTAGTCTTGTCATCGTTAAAGACCTATCTGCTAGAAGATAATACTTATTTTTCATCGTTCCACAGATTCCCACTTTCTACAGATCTAAACTTTTTCTTTAGGACATGAGGCAAGTTGTGAAGAATAAGCAATCTATATCTCCTTTATATCCTATTTCAAGTATATGctaatttttctttattcattaacaaatctttgaaaataatTGGAGCAATGCTTCCATTTTGGTTTCTCACTGTGAGCCTTTCATGACATTCTGCTGAAATCCTTTAGACTTAAAGCACTCTGAGTGGGTGAGTTAGACATAAAACTGGTGGGCAatgctttggttttaaaaaaataaactcctaCCTGACTATCCTCTAACTATTTTCCTCTCACAGCCATTCACATAGAAAACATCACTTGCACAAGCttcacatgcacacagaaaaaTGACCAGAACAGCTGAGGGAGTCAGACTATCAGTGCAACAAAAAGGGAAAGGGTTGTTTAATTTGTACAAAATATGATGTTTCTCTCAAGACTGTACATAAATGCTGACCTCTTATTAGGTGccatatatttaaatataaattgatCTGACAtaggacaaattttatttaccaaaacacCAATATCTTTAGCATCATACAGACATCTAGGCTTTAATACCAGCAGATGTCGCTCCAGCCTCTCGTCCGTAGCTTAAAATCTTTCTCATGAAAAGTATTTCCTCAGCAATCCTGATAGTTTCCATAGCAACACATGCAGAAAAGAAGGAGTGGAAATAGCACTAACCTCTTTACGGGATCCTTTCCCCACCCCCTCACCCCAAGGCCTTTTCCACAAGAGTAGGATCAGCACTGGGACATGAGGTTCGTCTTCTTTATAGTCCAACTAAAACACACATCCCGTTCTCTCCTCAGAAGACCTGCTTTGTGAGCTTGAGGGAacaattctgtttaaaaatgatatgcaaaaatgtgaaaaatcatAAGAACATTAATTTAGgaactagttttttttctggggaAAAAGAGATGAGAGaatcaaaaacatgtttctgtaagCCTAAAGCTAGAGCAAGAATCCAAATACATAGCTCAACTTAGCATAAAAATTAGAATTAAGCGTAAATTCAGTATACTATTATCAGGTTATTGAATAATAATATAGACAATTTCAAAACAAGACGTTATTCATGGAAACCTGATGATGAATGCAGGCTAATGATGTAAAGCCTGTATCATACTGGGCCGAAACAAATTGATAACAGTATTCACGAggaagtttccaaaatgtctcaaaacgaTTGAAATGGTTCTCACTTTCCTCCACTGTTTCTTATTTCtatctgcctttttttctataactctttatttgaaaaatgctaagttttttcaggttttgacaCTTTTGACACTTAACATATATATGTGTGAAGTGATGTTCTAGTAGTTATCAATAGTTGGTTCCTTATCACCCAATACATCAGTCATAAAACAGTATAGAGAATGAGGCAAAAGGCTTTgtctaggctaggctaatggctagccaaatgagggccagttttttaatcatttttcaagctttttttttctcagaaacaaAATACCAAAGTGAAAGAACTCTACATTAGCTaacattaaacctctacacgttcacatgacattgtttgtttagCTTGTCGATATGTTCTTTCACATCAATATGTCGTTTTTGAGAAACAGTTGTTTCATAAGtcagaaaaatatatacacatttatattggctagccgttagcctagcctggacaaagccGTTAGCCTATTTCTCAACACTCTATGagctatgactgatgtcacggctgataaacTATCAACTGGACTTAATAAACCATCAATGGAAACGTAACTACTGTGTCAAGTCAATAAATGTTGTCCAAACTCATCATAAACACAGCTTAAGGTTTAGTGATACCTAATGGTGAAGTTGCAGATTGCAATAGACCACACTGGGCTCCATTTTAAAATTCACCTTTCAGCATGGTGCATTTTGTGGCTGAGAATGCTcactttaaacatgaaaaacttcCTCCAAGTTaacaaaatgcacatttttattttatttttctgcatctcCACAAAACCGAAAATCATACTTCTGTCAGCGAACGCCCAAAAATGTTTGACAtgctgttgacaaaaaaaagtgagtttgttttgtcaaaatacaATCTAGTTTTATTGATCTTCTATTGCCCCATGAAACATAAAGATGAACATACATACAACggaaacatttacaaaatttaAGAGCAATACAGGAAGTTTTGGGATATACGGGTTTTACAAATGAATTACATTTGCAAATACAGTACAACATAAGTTATGATAACTAGTTCTGTTTAAGGAAATAGGGGGAAATAATCACAagtttaaaaggtaaaaaacaaaaccaaacataaaatcTTACAATGCAAAGAAACCTAAATGGCTTTTATGggttattttatctttaaataagtAGCATGAGTGATTGTCAAGCTTAGTTTTCCTAACCAACAAAAAGTCATAAACAGAcgtaaataaagtaaacattCCACATTTCAAATGCATGAACGTGTCAATGTTTCAATTGCTTTTACATAGTTGCAGTATTTTCTACTAAAGCTCATTTTATCTTGAGGTCAGTTCATTTGactacaaacagacacaaaataaTCAATGTAATATATTTTATGCAATTTATTTGTTAAACCAACAAATGCTCTAGAGATTATAAATGACAGGAGCTGTATCAGATCTATTGCTTTATAAATTGAGTCGCACACTATTTTAGAGCCACAAGTCCCTGCACTGTTAAAGTATACTCCtcggaggggaaaaaagtggtCGAGAAGGTGACGAGGGCGCCGAAGATACGGGAGACAGATGCTCTTTGGTGGCACTCGTGATGCCACAGTTGGAACAGAAGAATTGCATAGAGCAGCAGCATCGTctttctgtgtctttgttttgagttctgtattctgtttaaaaaaaatcttgctcaACCCTGAAGTTCCCCCTCGATAAATAGGCTCAGATTTGAGACAGAAGAAGGAACTGATTTTGTGCTGTTCTCCGTCTTGCAGGTAAATTCaagatgaaaatataaatagaaTCATGTAGTCTGagactttttattattattttaaccctatatatttatgttgtgacaaaaaaaaggacaagtttAGAAATCCTTCCAGCATGAGTTGACATATTCTGGTCCTAGAaatcattttgaacatttaatgtttattctAAGGTAATTATGTTTTCTACAAAACTGTATAAAGTAATgacatttttagtattttgagGGGGAAAGAATGCTGTGTCACGTGCTGGTCCACGGTAGCAGGAAGGAGATGATAACAATGACAAGAGAGATGGAGATCGGCAGCAAGAGTAGGAGGGTGACAGGAAGAGAGAGGGATGACGGCCACAGAGACATCAGTTTGGAGGCCCAGGACACTTCGGCCAGACTCTTCTGCCTCTCAACGTTGGGCCCGCTGATGACCAGTGGCCTGACCTGCGATACGCtttcctgaaagaaaacaacacaaaaacaagaacaatgaAGTAACAGTGATattttacacttaaaaaaagacttagtcttaaaacacaattacaaaataattcCTGATTTTTCCCATCAACACCTAGGAAGTCCAGTGGACAGTGGACCCCAGTGTGATTCAGGGTGCCAATAAATAAGCACTGAAATCCCCCTTATCCCCCTTATCACTATACACTATACAGCCTTTACTCTTCAGTTTTTGTCATGATCTTTGATTCAAACCTCTTCCCACAgcttggacaaaaaaaaacatcaaaatgtgctatgacttttggtcgCAGTTTATCGTGaagcataaataaaatcttaaaaatgcaacaaatttctACATATATAACAATAAATCTTTTggcaaaacaagtgagaaaagcCCAAACCTCTTTGGAGCGCGACAGCTCAGGCTCAATTCATAGTAGAAAAAGGGTTCAATGTTTAAAGGCTGAACTAGCATTTTGAtaactttaatgagttttacCCAATCCCAATTTAACTTTTaagatttttgaagattttatcaTGTTTAATTTACAGTGTGATGTTGTCACacactaacttttgagctgtctaaactaTCCAAACTCTTTTTACTTTCACAAACTGTATACCTCTTTCATCATTTATATACATCAAAAACATTCACGCAGTGTCTCGCTGCTATAGGAATTACAGTTTTCTACGTTTCCTATGTTCACTGCAGGCTAAAGTGGACAAAATcccaatttttttcccccccaaatgTGACCCATTACTGATTTTTTATAACAGTCTGAACGTgacaattcagatttttttcaaatcagacccaggtcactttcacatgtgattgtAAATCAGACACATATCCAATCTTTTTCAAAACCACTGAAGTCTGGATGGTTATGTCACATTTCATTTGACTTTTACGTCACTGGAGTAGGAGTATGTGGATCGATCCAAATATTGATATCATTGACACCACCGTCATGCAGTTTGAAGTTTGGAACTCCGCCCGTCTttagctacagaacagaagtccagatgcttcatcttttttcttttttctttttagatttgccataaactggatgactgagaatctacaccaacatatgatTCTAGCGTTGGTGTCGGATTGTAAAGATACTAGTGTGATGGGATGGAATCTTGagtttatttctactttttagTAAGTCGTTCCTGTTCCAGAAGTGTAATTCTTCGCCAGAGATAGCGGGGAAATGGCaacatgaaatgtaaacactggacgAAATAAGCATGGCAGATCATTTCGTTGGCTCCGCCCGTTTACCTCCAGGATGGTCCTGCTTTGTGCTCTTTCAGGACTGAGCCGAAGATTCCAGCGATGGGACCTGTGGCTCCGCCCACCATCGTCTTCACTCTCCGTGGTGTCCTGACGTGCCACTCGGGGGCGTTTGCGTCGCCGCGAGCTGATTCGCTGAAGAGAGCTGGGCTCCTGAAGCCTGATCCAATGAAGCACAAAGTCAGAACAccacaatggaaaaaaaacctaaagccAAGCAAAGTGTGTGAACACGCCTTTAAGTGTGGCCATggatttgatacattgtggggacaattttcctaacatatactaccttgtgaggaccaactgctcctcgtggggaccaaagcctggtccccacgaggaggggttaggggttaggtttaggactaaggtgtgaattgagtttaggtttggtttagggttaggtatgtactggtaatggttagggttagggtaagtgtcagggttaggctgtagttagggtgtagaaatgaatggaagtcaatggaaagtccctgcaaagatagagagacataacgtgtgtgtgtgtgtgtgtgtgtgtgtgtgtgtgtgtgtgtgtgtgtgtgtgtgtgtgtgtgtgtatgctcaTCAAACCTGCAGTCCGTGTCCTCTATATCAGCATCTGCATCACTGTCTCCCTGAGGGTCAGATAATAAACACTCCTCCtgcaacagacagaaacataaaaacacatcatatttaaaatatgaagctttatttttgtttaacacaaaCCCAAGTGAATCATCACCATTAGTAAACCCAAACCAGCAGCTGGTGATGGCATTTGTCTGAGTGAGTGTGTTCATGTGTTACTTTGTATTATGTCACTATTGTTAATATGCATGAATCAGCTGACGCCTCTATCCATAGCATGACCAATGAGTTCAGAGCTTATATAAATAGCATCCTATTTATATCTGAGAGGTATCGATTCCCCCAACTTACTGAAACACATGAATGAAGTTGTGAAATGTTGAATTATTCCTGCAAAAGAAGTTGTTGTGTAAAAGGATTTCGAACAACAATCTTGGGGTTTTTGAAGTTTGAGACCAGAATTACAGTTTAGTGAGTTCATACTTTGGGCTTTATTGTATTCATGTTGGATCTGAGTAAAAGCAACAGTCAAATTTAGGACATGTtttgactaaattaaaaatgtataaaacctACGGTGttaacaaagcacacaaacaaaaaacagaaacacaattacattaacaaaccagaaaaggtaggtcccagggggagacctgagaaatcgctgattggatgACACCACcggaagtttttctggttttagtgcgtttgttgaaaatatgaaTGTTATCGGGAATCATTTCTTGAAGCCTCTTGCCACAACTACTGCAAAGGTTTGGTGACTGCTCAACCAGCTCTTCTCCACAGTTTGGGCGATACATGGTGCTGTGACTGTCTACCCGCCTACAAAACGTTGAAAGAGCAAAAGCCCGAACTTCCGGTTCAAAagtggtgtcgtccaatcagcgatttctcaggtctcccactgggacctacctcttCCAGTTTgataatgtaattgcgtttctgttttttgtttgtgtgtttcgttaatgttgttgtggtttgcacttcagggccaccgtaaaA contains the following coding sequences:
- the si:ch211-63p21.1 gene encoding uncharacterized protein si:ch211-63p21.1; translated protein: MLRRESDSHSLFTSGETSDNDCEDTRLCEHCGKNRVMLTRYSEGYGTEEECLLSDPQGDSDADADIEDTDCRLQEPSSLQRISSRRRKRPRVARQDTTESEDDGGRSHRSHRWNLRLSPERAQSRTILEESVSQVRPLVISGPNVERQKSLAEVSWASKLMSLWPSSLSLPVTLLLLLPISISLVIVIISFLLPWTST